In the genome of Bradyrhizobium sp. CIAT3101, one region contains:
- a CDS encoding inorganic phosphate transporter, producing MSDVALPGSIEPALSKGPDLNRGFHPLTGVIYMGVIAAALLFVAYSIWVDVDAAGAQVKTIAPFLLLFVALLIALGFEFVNGFHDTANAVATVIYTRSLPAHVAVVWSGMFNLFGVLLSSGAVAFGIVSLLPVELILQVGSSAGFAMVFALLISAIIWNVGTWYFGLPASSSHTLIGSIMGVGIMNAVLHGRSGTSGVDWSQATNIGKALLLSPLFGFALAAGLLLILRTALLRATPALFGEPKGDQPPPWWIRGILILTCTLVSFFHGSNDGQKGMGLIMLILIGTVPTAYALNRALPEGQIAAFIQNSDAASKIIEGKAAGYSVIGNPRPAVTNYVAQHEVNGGTFPSLAVLVRDIAKQVTTYGSLAKVPADLVGNTRNDMYLVSEALRFLMKDKEAELSANDVAVLNAYKGSLDSATKFIPGWVKIAVAIALGLGTMVGWKRIVVTVGEKIGKTHLTYAQGACAEITAAATIAAADIYGLPVSTTHVLSSGIAGTMAANGSGLQWSTIRNIAMAWVLTLPAAMIISGTLYYLFSHLF from the coding sequence ATGAGTGACGTTGCTTTGCCAGGCTCCATCGAGCCGGCCTTGAGTAAGGGGCCAGACCTCAATCGCGGATTTCACCCGCTGACCGGCGTGATCTATATGGGGGTGATCGCCGCCGCTCTGCTTTTCGTCGCCTACAGCATCTGGGTCGACGTCGATGCAGCCGGCGCGCAGGTCAAGACCATCGCCCCCTTCCTCCTGCTCTTCGTCGCGCTTCTGATCGCACTCGGCTTCGAGTTCGTGAACGGCTTCCACGACACCGCCAACGCGGTCGCGACCGTGATCTACACCCGCTCGCTGCCCGCCCACGTCGCCGTGGTGTGGTCCGGCATGTTCAACCTGTTCGGCGTGCTGCTGTCCTCGGGCGCGGTCGCTTTCGGCATCGTCTCGCTGCTGCCGGTCGAGCTGATCCTCCAGGTCGGCTCCAGCGCAGGCTTCGCGATGGTGTTCGCACTGTTGATCTCTGCCATCATCTGGAACGTCGGCACCTGGTATTTCGGCCTGCCGGCCTCGAGCTCGCACACCCTGATCGGCTCGATCATGGGCGTCGGCATCATGAACGCGGTCCTGCACGGCCGCAGCGGCACCTCGGGCGTCGACTGGTCCCAGGCCACCAACATCGGCAAGGCGCTGCTGCTGTCGCCGCTGTTCGGCTTCGCGCTCGCCGCCGGCCTGCTACTGATCCTGCGCACCGCGCTGCTGCGCGCCACGCCGGCCCTGTTCGGCGAGCCGAAGGGCGACCAGCCGCCGCCGTGGTGGATCCGCGGCATCCTGATCCTCACCTGCACGCTGGTGAGCTTCTTCCACGGCTCCAATGACGGTCAGAAGGGCATGGGCTTGATCATGCTGATCCTGATCGGCACGGTGCCGACTGCGTACGCGCTCAACCGCGCGCTCCCGGAAGGCCAGATCGCCGCGTTCATCCAGAACTCGGACGCCGCCAGCAAGATCATCGAAGGCAAGGCCGCCGGCTACAGCGTGATCGGCAATCCGCGCCCCGCCGTGACCAACTATGTCGCGCAGCACGAAGTCAACGGCGGCACGTTCCCGTCGCTCGCCGTGCTCGTGCGCGACATCGCCAAGCAGGTGACCACCTACGGCTCGCTCGCCAAGGTGCCGGCCGACCTCGTCGGCAACACCCGCAACGACATGTACCTCGTCTCGGAAGCACTCCGCTTCCTGATGAAGGACAAGGAAGCCGAGCTCAGCGCCAACGACGTCGCCGTGCTCAACGCCTACAAGGGCTCGCTCGACAGCGCCACGAAGTTCATCCCCGGCTGGGTGAAGATCGCGGTCGCCATCGCGCTTGGCCTCGGCACCATGGTCGGCTGGAAGCGCATCGTCGTGACGGTCGGCGAGAAGATCGGCAAGACGCACCTGACCTACGCGCAGGGCGCCTGCGCCGAGATCACGGCGGCTGCCACCATTGCCGCCGCCGACATCTATGGCCTGCCGGTGTCGACCACCCACGTGCTGTCGTCCGGCATCGCCGGCACCATGGCCGCCAACGGCTCCGGCCTGCAATGGTCCACGATCCGCAACATCGCCATGGCCTGGGTGCTGACCCTGCCGGCCGCGATGATCATCTCGGGCACGCTGTACTATCTGTTCTCTCACCTCTTCTGA
- a CDS encoding M20 aminoacylase family protein yields the protein MPIVNRVADLQPDIQAWRRDIHQHPELLYDVHRTAAFVADRLREFGCDEVVTGIGQTGVVGVIKGNKPAGEGLKVIGMRADMDALPVDEQTNLPYASKTPGKMHACGHDGHTAMLLGAARYLAETRNFAGDAVVIFQPAEEGGAGGAAMVKDGMMERFGIEQVYGMHNGPGIPIGSFAIRPGPIMAATDEVDLMIEGLGGHAARPHKCIDSVLVGAQLITALQSIVARSVDPLESAVISICEFHAGNARNVIPQTATLRGTIRTLTPEVRKLVEKRVREVVAGVAQITGAKIDLHYKRNYPVVNNHAAETEVASRIARQVAGDANVLEMSPLMGGEDFAYMLEARPGAFIFCGNGDSAGLHHPAYNFNDEAIVFGTSYWVKLVEEQLAAS from the coding sequence ATGCCCATCGTGAATCGCGTCGCCGACCTTCAACCCGACATCCAGGCCTGGCGGCGGGACATCCACCAGCACCCCGAGCTGCTGTATGATGTCCACCGCACCGCAGCATTCGTCGCGGATCGCCTGCGCGAGTTCGGCTGCGACGAGGTCGTGACCGGCATCGGTCAGACCGGCGTGGTGGGCGTGATCAAGGGCAACAAGCCGGCCGGCGAGGGGCTCAAGGTGATCGGCATGCGGGCCGACATGGACGCGCTGCCTGTCGATGAGCAGACCAACCTGCCTTACGCGTCCAAGACTCCGGGCAAGATGCACGCCTGCGGCCATGACGGGCACACCGCGATGCTGCTCGGCGCCGCGCGCTATCTCGCCGAGACCCGCAACTTCGCCGGCGACGCCGTCGTGATCTTCCAGCCGGCCGAGGAAGGCGGCGCCGGTGGCGCGGCCATGGTCAAGGACGGCATGATGGAGCGCTTCGGCATCGAGCAGGTCTACGGCATGCACAACGGCCCCGGCATTCCGATCGGCTCGTTTGCGATCCGGCCGGGCCCGATCATGGCGGCGACCGACGAGGTCGACCTCATGATCGAGGGCCTCGGCGGCCACGCCGCGCGTCCGCACAAATGTATCGATTCCGTTCTGGTCGGTGCGCAGCTGATCACCGCGTTGCAGTCGATCGTCGCGCGCAGCGTCGATCCGCTGGAATCGGCCGTGATCTCGATCTGCGAATTCCACGCCGGCAACGCCCGCAACGTCATCCCGCAAACCGCGACGCTGAGGGGAACGATCCGCACGCTGACGCCGGAGGTGCGCAAGCTGGTCGAGAAGCGGGTGCGCGAAGTCGTGGCGGGCGTCGCCCAGATCACAGGTGCGAAGATCGATCTGCACTACAAGCGCAACTATCCCGTGGTGAACAACCACGCCGCGGAGACCGAGGTGGCGTCGCGCATCGCCAGGCAGGTCGCAGGCGATGCCAATGTGCTCGAGATGTCGCCGCTGATGGGCGGCGAGGATTTCGCCTACATGCTGGAAGCGCGTCCCGGCGCGTTCATCTTCTGCGGCAACGGCGACAGCGCGGGCCTGCATCACCCCGCCTATAATTTCAACGACGAGGCGATCGTGTTCGGCACGTCGTACTGGGTCAAGCTGGTCGAGGAACAGCTCGCGGCGTCGTAA
- a CDS encoding GMC family oxidoreductase N-terminal domain-containing protein, which translates to MPRRLEGEFDYIVVGAGTAGCILANRLSAEPNNRVLILEAGGDDNWIWFHIPVGYLFAIGNPRSDWMFKTEAEPGLNGRALAYPRGKVIGGSSAINAMISMRGQAADYDHWRQLGMTGWGYDDVLPLFRRLEDHFLGASEHHGTGGGWRIEAPRLSWDVLDAVGDAAEEMGIKRIPDFNTGDNEGTSYFHVNQKRGRRWSSARGFLKPALNRPNLRLEKNVLVDRLIIEQGRAVGVRFIQNGEIIEARAKREVVLSAGSIGSVQVLHRSGIGPADWLSPLGIDIVMDKPGVGRNLQDHLQQRAIYKVEGVRTLNETYYNLFRRGLMGLDYAFRRRGPLTMAPSQLGIFTRSDATRARANIQFHVQPLSLDKFGDPLHRFPAITVSACNLQPTSRGTVRLRSATPDEKPIIAPNYLSTDDDRQVGADAIRTTRRLMQQEALAKYRPSEYLPGPTVGDDDASLAKAAGDIGTTIFHPVGTAKMGAVSDPMAVVDERLRFYGLSGLRIVDASIMPTITSGNTNTPTAMIAEKGAAMILEDAK; encoded by the coding sequence ATGCCAAGACGGCTCGAAGGGGAATTTGACTACATTGTCGTGGGCGCCGGCACGGCCGGCTGCATCCTCGCCAACCGGCTGTCGGCCGAGCCCAACAACCGCGTCCTCATCCTCGAGGCCGGCGGGGACGACAACTGGATCTGGTTCCACATTCCGGTCGGCTATCTCTTCGCGATAGGCAATCCGCGCTCGGACTGGATGTTCAAGACCGAGGCCGAGCCGGGCCTGAACGGCCGCGCGCTCGCCTATCCCCGCGGCAAGGTGATCGGCGGCTCTTCGGCGATCAACGCCATGATCTCGATGCGCGGACAGGCCGCCGATTACGATCACTGGCGCCAGCTCGGCATGACCGGCTGGGGCTATGATGACGTGCTGCCGCTGTTCAGGCGGCTGGAGGATCACTTCCTGGGCGCCAGCGAGCATCACGGCACCGGCGGCGGCTGGCGCATCGAGGCGCCGCGACTGTCCTGGGACGTTCTCGATGCGGTCGGCGATGCCGCCGAGGAAATGGGCATCAAGCGCATCCCCGATTTCAACACCGGCGACAACGAAGGCACGAGCTATTTCCACGTCAACCAGAAGCGCGGCCGGCGCTGGTCGTCGGCGCGCGGCTTCCTCAAGCCGGCGCTGAACCGGCCGAACCTGCGGCTCGAGAAGAACGTGCTGGTGGACCGTCTCATCATCGAGCAGGGCCGCGCCGTCGGCGTGCGCTTCATCCAGAACGGCGAGATCATCGAGGCGCGTGCCAAGCGCGAGGTGGTCCTCTCGGCAGGCTCGATCGGCTCGGTGCAGGTGCTGCATCGCTCCGGTATCGGGCCCGCGGACTGGCTGTCGCCGCTCGGCATCGACATCGTGATGGACAAGCCCGGCGTCGGCCGCAATCTGCAGGACCATCTGCAGCAGCGCGCGATCTACAAGGTCGAGGGCGTGCGGACGCTGAACGAGACCTATTACAACCTGTTCCGGCGCGGCCTGATGGGCCTCGACTACGCCTTCCGCCGCCGCGGTCCGCTGACCATGGCGCCATCGCAGCTCGGCATCTTCACGCGCTCCGATGCGACACGTGCGCGCGCCAATATCCAGTTTCACGTGCAGCCGCTGTCGCTCGACAAGTTCGGCGATCCCCTGCACCGCTTCCCTGCGATCACGGTGAGCGCCTGCAATCTCCAGCCGACCTCGCGCGGCACCGTGCGGCTGCGCTCGGCGACGCCGGACGAAAAGCCGATCATCGCGCCGAACTACCTGTCGACCGACGACGACCGCCAGGTCGGCGCCGATGCCATCCGCACCACGCGCCGGCTGATGCAGCAGGAGGCGCTGGCAAAATATCGCCCGAGCGAATATCTGCCCGGCCCCACCGTCGGCGACGACGACGCCTCGCTCGCCAAAGCCGCCGGCGATATCGGCACCACGATTTTCCATCCCGTCGGTACGGCGAAGATGGGCGCGGTGAGCGATCCGATGGCGGTGGTCGACGAGCGCCTGCGGTTCTATGGCCTCAGCGGTCTTCGCATCGTCGACGCCTCGATCATGCCGACGATCACTTCGGGCAATACCAACACGCCGACCGCGATGATCGCCGAGAAGGGTGCTGCGATGATCCTGGAGGATGCGAAGTAG
- a CDS encoding alpha/beta hydrolase: protein MIPQRFSIGPAGAEIAMLQWGESGKPPALLVHGTGFVADVWDEVARDLTATYTVYGLDRRGHGASHKPSVYHFADYADDICRVIGALGLRDVYGIGHSAGATDLLLAAKLLPGCFTRLFVMEPTVMNPHAARDPSVGLSEQSLSRVQGALRRQAEFDNHEAVFNRYRAAPAFADWSEASLWAYVRHGFTPLGDGRVRLCCTPEIESAMLRPIYEAMEQVYTGDARGNPFAWFGEIACPVTVTTAEMSGPIYREMAARAVALIPHTRTLAFEGAGHCVAQEAPALVLRAVREFSA, encoded by the coding sequence ATGATCCCTCAGCGCTTTTCCATCGGCCCCGCCGGCGCAGAGATCGCCATGCTGCAATGGGGCGAGAGCGGCAAGCCGCCAGCTCTGCTCGTGCATGGCACCGGCTTCGTCGCCGACGTCTGGGACGAGGTCGCGCGCGACCTCACAGCGACCTACACCGTCTATGGGCTCGATCGCCGCGGCCATGGCGCGAGCCACAAGCCAAGCGTCTATCATTTTGCGGACTATGCCGACGATATCTGCCGGGTGATCGGCGCGCTGGGCTTGCGCGACGTCTACGGCATCGGCCACAGCGCGGGCGCCACCGATCTGTTGCTGGCAGCCAAGCTGCTCCCGGGATGCTTCACCCGCCTGTTCGTGATGGAGCCGACCGTGATGAACCCGCACGCGGCGCGCGATCCGTCCGTGGGACTGAGCGAACAATCGCTGTCCCGCGTGCAGGGCGCGCTGCGCCGGCAGGCGGAGTTCGACAATCACGAGGCCGTCTTCAACCGCTACCGTGCCGCGCCCGCCTTTGCGGATTGGAGCGAGGCTTCGCTCTGGGCCTATGTGCGGCACGGCTTTACGCCGCTCGGCGATGGCCGGGTGCGGCTTTGCTGCACGCCCGAGATCGAGTCGGCGATGCTGCGCCCGATCTACGAGGCGATGGAGCAGGTTTACACCGGCGATGCGCGCGGCAATCCGTTCGCCTGGTTCGGCGAGATCGCATGCCCCGTGACGGTGACCACCGCCGAGATGTCAGGGCCGATCTACAGGGAGATGGCCGCGCGCGCCGTGGCGCTGATCCCGCACACCCGTACCCTCGCCTTCGAAGGTGCCGGCCATTGCGTGGCGCAGGAAGCTCCCGCCCTCGTGCTGCGGGCGGTCCGGGAATTTTCGGCGTAG
- a CDS encoding metallophosphoesterase, whose product MSGHDHGDDGVSRRKVLECMTWAGTGVLWTITGGVPRSLGIIDSAEAATAAAPGMTFLQISDSHVGFDKPANPNALGTLEEAVNKINAMPVKPSFMIHTGDITHLSKASEFDNADRIISQSKLDVHYVPGEHDFLDEEVKFYRERYGRGTKGAGWYSFDAGGVHFVGLVNVVDLKGGGLGNLGAEQLAWLEDDLRGKSKSTPIVLFAHIPLWTVYPEWGWGTEDGGRALEYVKGFGSVTVLNGHIHQVMQKVEGNVTFHTARSTAFPQPAPGTAASPGPMKVEDAKLRSMLGVASINFKQNEQRLAIIDTPLQG is encoded by the coding sequence ATGAGCGGACACGATCACGGGGACGACGGCGTCAGCCGCCGCAAGGTGCTGGAATGCATGACCTGGGCCGGCACCGGGGTGCTCTGGACCATCACGGGCGGCGTGCCGCGTTCGCTCGGCATCATCGATTCAGCTGAGGCCGCCACCGCCGCCGCGCCCGGCATGACCTTCCTCCAGATCAGCGACAGCCATGTCGGCTTCGACAAGCCGGCCAACCCCAATGCGCTGGGCACGCTGGAGGAAGCCGTCAACAAGATCAATGCGATGCCGGTCAAGCCGTCGTTCATGATCCACACCGGCGACATCACCCATCTGTCCAAAGCCTCCGAGTTCGACAATGCCGACCGCATTATCTCGCAGTCCAAGCTGGACGTGCATTACGTCCCCGGCGAGCATGACTTCCTCGACGAAGAGGTGAAGTTCTATCGCGAGCGTTACGGCCGCGGCACCAAGGGTGCGGGCTGGTACTCCTTCGACGCCGGCGGCGTGCACTTCGTCGGCCTCGTCAATGTCGTCGACCTCAAGGGCGGCGGCCTCGGCAATCTCGGCGCCGAGCAGCTCGCCTGGCTCGAGGACGATCTCCGCGGCAAGTCCAAGTCTACCCCGATCGTGCTGTTCGCCCACATCCCGCTCTGGACCGTCTATCCGGAATGGGGCTGGGGCACCGAGGACGGCGGCCGCGCGCTCGAATACGTCAAGGGTTTCGGCTCGGTCACCGTGCTGAACGGCCACATCCACCAGGTGATGCAGAAGGTCGAGGGCAACGTCACCTTCCACACCGCGCGCTCGACCGCCTTCCCGCAGCCGGCGCCGGGCACCGCCGCCTCGCCCGGACCGATGAAGGTCGAGGACGCCAAGCTCCGTTCGATGCTCGGGGTCGCCAGCATCAACTTCAAGCAGAACGAGCAGCGGCTCGCGATCATCGACACGCCGCTGCAGGGTTGA
- a CDS encoding cupredoxin family copper-binding protein — MKTLNRRDFGVAVAAAILIPVTTARADDSNMEVHIDNFVFQPPELKIKVGTTITWTNRDDIPHTVVSAGKFRSKTLDTDDKFTFTFTNAGDYKYFCSLHPHMTGMIKVE; from the coding sequence ATGAAGACACTCAATCGCCGCGACTTCGGGGTCGCCGTGGCCGCGGCCATCCTGATCCCCGTCACGACCGCCCGTGCCGACGACAGCAACATGGAGGTGCATATCGACAATTTCGTTTTCCAGCCTCCGGAACTCAAGATCAAGGTCGGCACGACCATCACCTGGACCAACCGGGACGACATCCCCCACACGGTGGTGTCGGCCGGCAAGTTCCGGTCCAAGACCCTGGATACCGACGACAAGTTCACGTTCACCTTCACCAATGCGGGCGACTACAAGTATTTTTGTTCGTTGCACCCGCACATGACCGGGATGATCAAGGTTGAGTAA
- a CDS encoding sigma-70 family RNA polymerase sigma factor, whose amino-acid sequence MPVSDDFQKAQRFREAALPYLDDVYTLARYLLRDASDAEDAVQECYLRALKHFDSYRGPAMKPWLFAILRNVCNAEYARRAHSHAAIEDTPGAADQTPMWQENEASPETEVLRSRDAGAIRKMIDALAEPFKETFVLREINNLSYREIAEAVGAPVGTVMSRLARARAMLRAAWTAEEEHSK is encoded by the coding sequence ATGCCCGTCAGCGACGATTTCCAGAAGGCGCAGCGCTTCCGCGAGGCGGCGCTCCCCTATCTCGACGACGTCTACACGCTCGCACGATATCTGCTGCGCGACGCCTCCGACGCTGAGGACGCGGTGCAGGAATGCTATTTGCGTGCGCTGAAGCACTTCGACAGCTATCGCGGCCCGGCGATGAAGCCGTGGCTGTTCGCGATCCTGCGCAACGTCTGCAACGCCGAATATGCCAGGCGCGCGCACTCGCACGCCGCGATCGAGGATACGCCCGGCGCCGCCGACCAGACGCCGATGTGGCAGGAGAACGAGGCGAGCCCGGAGACCGAGGTCCTGCGCAGCCGCGACGCCGGCGCCATTCGCAAGATGATCGACGCGCTCGCCGAGCCGTTCAAGGAAACCTTCGTGCTGCGGGAGATCAACAACCTGTCCTATCGTGAAATTGCAGAAGCCGTCGGTGCCCCCGTCGGCACCGTGATGTCCCGCCTCGCCCGCGCCCGCGCCATGCTGCGCGCGGCCTGGACGGCGGAAGAGGAGCATTCGAAATGA
- a CDS encoding anti-sigma factor: protein MTCDEAQILLHALLDNELDAGHAREVEAHIAGCPACTAELTAQREMKRVLADTKLRYSAPASLRARIEASMPQARPQPSRRSVLRGFAMGSAVSALAASGVVAVVLRQDDQQRILSEVVSAHLRSLQAGHLIDVVSTDQHTVKPWFNGKLDVAPPVIDLTAQGFTLVGGRLDYVDARAIGAVVYKRRQHIINLFVSQTASTEHRPPKTQTMQGFNCRRWGERGLNFWAVSDIGGDELTEFVDKFETAMKANVEG from the coding sequence ATGACCTGCGACGAAGCACAAATCCTGCTTCACGCGCTGCTCGACAACGAGCTCGATGCCGGCCATGCGCGCGAGGTCGAAGCCCATATCGCCGGCTGTCCCGCCTGCACGGCCGAGTTGACGGCCCAGCGCGAGATGAAGCGCGTGCTGGCCGACACCAAGCTGCGCTACAGCGCGCCGGCTAGCCTGCGCGCCCGCATCGAGGCATCGATGCCGCAGGCGCGGCCGCAGCCGAGCCGTCGCTCCGTGTTGCGCGGTTTCGCGATGGGTTCGGCAGTCTCGGCGCTTGCCGCCTCCGGCGTCGTCGCCGTCGTGCTGCGCCAGGACGACCAGCAGCGCATCCTCTCGGAAGTCGTCTCCGCCCATCTGCGCTCGCTGCAGGCCGGCCATCTCATCGACGTCGTCTCGACCGACCAGCACACGGTCAAACCCTGGTTCAACGGCAAGCTCGACGTCGCCCCGCCCGTGATCGATCTCACCGCGCAGGGCTTCACGCTGGTCGGCGGCCGGCTCGACTATGTCGATGCGCGCGCCATCGGCGCCGTCGTTTACAAGCGCCGGCAGCACATCATCAACCTGTTCGTGTCGCAGACCGCGAGCACCGAGCATCGGCCGCCGAAGACGCAGACCATGCAGGGCTTCAACTGCCGCCGCTGGGGCGAGCGCGGCCTGAATTTCTGGGCCGTCAGCGATATCGGCGGCGACGAGCTTACCGAGTTCGTCGACAAGTTCGAGACGGCCATGAAGGCGAACGTGGAGGGATAG
- a CDS encoding GFA family protein: MVHALCHCVDCRRHSGAPMVGWAMYSREAVKLVRGQPSIYHSSEHGRRHFCADCGTGLFYINESLMPGIIDIQSGTYDHPDAVPAMMHIQVAERIGWMERAHELPVFERFPPLE, encoded by the coding sequence ATGGTGCACGCGCTCTGCCATTGCGTGGATTGCCGTCGCCATTCCGGGGCACCGATGGTTGGCTGGGCGATGTATTCGCGCGAAGCGGTCAAGCTCGTGCGCGGCCAGCCCAGCATCTATCACTCCTCTGAGCATGGACGACGTCACTTCTGTGCCGATTGCGGCACGGGGCTATTCTATATCAATGAAAGCCTGATGCCTGGCATCATCGACATCCAGAGCGGCACCTACGATCACCCCGATGCCGTTCCGGCCATGATGCACATCCAGGTCGCCGAGCGGATTGGCTGGATGGAGAGGGCACACGAACTGCCGGTGTTCGAACGATTTCCTCCGCTCGAATAG
- the hpnO gene encoding aminobacteriohopanetriol synthase HpnO — protein sequence MNSPNPDMSQLFADRQAQRSTLHNRYLNEQFVRVLKTIGYDVGFQKGQGQYLYDREGARYLDLLSGFGVFAIGRNHPVMRDALKSVLDADLPNLVQFDVSVLAGVLAERLLKYVPYLDKAFFANSGAECVEAAIKFARGATGRPGIVYCAHGYHGLTYGALSLTGDSNFRTGFEPLLPGCTSVPFNDLAALEKALASREVAAFVVEPIQGKGVNMPSDEFLPGAAALCKKYGTLFVADEIQTGMGRTGRFLAVEHWNVEPDMVLLSKSLSGGHVPVGAVLTRKNIFDKIFNQMDRAVVHGSTFSKNDLAMAAGIATLDVMESEKLIESAAKRGAELRLALTRMVPGYELMKEVRGKGLMIGIEFGPPKSLRLRASWNVLEAANKGLFCQLITVPLFKDHKILTQVAGHGSHTIKLLPPLTITEEDCNWIERAFDDVIAGSHKVPGAIWSLGKTLVDNAVRRSA from the coding sequence ATGAACAGTCCAAATCCAGACATGTCCCAGTTGTTCGCGGACCGTCAGGCCCAGCGCAGCACCCTGCATAATCGGTACCTGAACGAGCAGTTCGTCCGGGTTCTCAAGACCATCGGCTACGATGTCGGCTTCCAGAAGGGGCAGGGGCAGTACCTCTACGATCGCGAGGGTGCGCGCTATCTCGACCTCCTGTCCGGCTTTGGCGTGTTCGCAATCGGTCGCAACCATCCGGTGATGCGCGACGCGCTGAAGAGCGTGCTCGACGCCGATCTGCCCAATCTCGTCCAGTTCGACGTCTCGGTGCTCGCCGGCGTGCTCGCCGAGCGGCTGTTGAAATACGTTCCCTATCTCGACAAGGCGTTCTTCGCCAATTCCGGCGCCGAATGCGTCGAGGCGGCCATCAAGTTCGCCCGCGGCGCCACCGGCCGCCCCGGCATCGTCTACTGCGCCCACGGCTATCACGGCCTGACCTATGGCGCGCTGTCGCTGACGGGTGATTCGAACTTCCGCACCGGCTTCGAGCCGCTGTTGCCGGGGTGCACCTCGGTTCCGTTCAACGATCTCGCCGCGCTCGAGAAGGCGCTGGCCTCGCGCGAGGTCGCGGCCTTCGTGGTCGAGCCGATCCAGGGCAAGGGCGTCAACATGCCCTCCGACGAGTTCCTGCCGGGGGCCGCAGCGCTCTGCAAGAAGTACGGCACGCTGTTCGTCGCCGACGAGATCCAGACCGGCATGGGCCGCACCGGCCGCTTCCTCGCGGTCGAGCACTGGAACGTCGAGCCCGACATGGTGCTGCTGTCGAAGTCGCTCTCGGGCGGCCACGTGCCGGTCGGCGCCGTGCTGACGCGCAAGAACATCTTCGACAAGATCTTCAACCAGATGGACCGCGCGGTGGTGCACGGTTCGACCTTCTCCAAGAACGATCTCGCGATGGCCGCCGGCATCGCCACGCTCGACGTGATGGAATCGGAGAAGCTGATCGAGTCCGCCGCCAAGCGCGGCGCCGAGCTTCGCCTCGCGCTCACCCGCATGGTCCCCGGCTACGAGCTGATGAAGGAAGTGCGCGGCAAGGGCCTGATGATCGGCATCGAGTTCGGTCCGCCGAAATCGCTGCGGCTGCGGGCATCCTGGAACGTGCTGGAGGCCGCCAACAAGGGCCTGTTCTGCCAGCTCATCACCGTGCCGCTGTTCAAGGATCACAAGATCCTGACGCAGGTCGCCGGCCACGGCAGCCACACCATCAAGCTGCTGCCGCCGCTCACCATCACCGAAGAAGACTGCAACTGGATCGAGCGCGCGTTCGACGACGTCATCGCCGGCAGCCACAAGGTCCCCGGCGCGATCTGGTCGCTCGGCAAGACGCTGGTCGACAACGCGGTGCGGCGGTCGGCGTAG
- a CDS encoding DUF2147 domain-containing protein, which produces MRLAIYTGIILAGGYVGLTPALAADPTGDWRVADGVANIRVAQCNGSMWGAVSWEKQPGGRDENNPDVSKKNRPTLGMATLINMKKAAGAEQWEGQVYNAKDGQMYSATITPVGTDQLEIKGCVLGFLCGGETWTRVGPPIPSSSSNAMAKGAPKTTGAAPKAATTPPAAAPAPAPAATAPKNAAVAAKPGQKSATADSVGDICLLPEIAGLAH; this is translated from the coding sequence ATGCGTTTGGCCATTTACACCGGAATAATACTGGCGGGCGGTTACGTCGGCCTGACACCGGCGCTTGCCGCCGATCCCACCGGCGACTGGCGGGTCGCCGACGGCGTTGCCAATATCCGCGTCGCCCAATGCAACGGCAGCATGTGGGGCGCGGTTTCCTGGGAAAAGCAGCCCGGAGGCCGCGACGAGAACAACCCCGATGTCTCAAAAAAGAACAGACCGACACTGGGCATGGCGACCCTGATCAACATGAAGAAGGCGGCCGGCGCCGAGCAGTGGGAGGGTCAGGTCTACAACGCGAAAGATGGTCAGATGTACAGCGCGACCATCACGCCTGTCGGCACCGACCAGCTCGAGATCAAGGGCTGCGTGCTGGGCTTCCTGTGCGGCGGCGAGACCTGGACCCGGGTCGGTCCACCCATTCCTTCGAGCTCTTCCAATGCGATGGCCAAGGGTGCACCGAAAACCACCGGAGCGGCGCCAAAGGCCGCAACCACGCCACCTGCTGCAGCGCCTGCGCCAGCACCTGCGGCCACGGCACCGAAGAACGCTGCCGTCGCCGCCAAGCCTGGTCAGAAGAGCGCAACCGCCGATTCCGTCGGCGACATCTGCCTACTCCCTGAGATTGCGGGGCTTGCCCATTAG